The region CCGCCACCGGAGCCGTTTCGCCCGCCCGGGCCCTGGAAGTGCTGCGAGCGTTCCCCGGTCGCTACGGGGTCGTCTGCCATGACATGGAGGAGACGGCGGTGACCGGTGACCTCGCAGGGGTTCTCCGGATCTGGTTCGGCGCGGGCGCCCCGGCCCGCTTCGCCCTGACCCCGACGGCCCTCTTCGGCCCGGGCCTTCCCCGGGTCGATCCGGGCGGCCTCGCCGCACGGCTGTTCATCCCCGATGCCGTGGGTACCCTGCCGGGTGGCGATCCGTTCCAGGGGATCACCGAACTCCCCCAGGACCACATGCTGGTCGTGCGGGACGGTACGGCGCGGATGGAGCGACTCCGGTCCCCCTTCCGGCCAGAGGCGGGTGGCGATCCCGTGGAGGCCTCCCGAACCCTGGCCGACGCGCTGACCCGCGCCGTGACCGCCCGGCTTCCCCGCTCCGGGCGGATCAGTGCCGACCTCAGCGGGGGTATGGACTCCTCCTTCACAGCCCTCCTCGCGGCCCGGCACCACCGTGAGGGTGTGCAGGCGATCACCTATACGGACCGGTTCGCCGACAACGCCGATGATCTCGCCCACGCCTCCCGGCTGGCGGGCACCGATCCGAGCCTGCGCCACCGGGTCGTCCACGGCGGCCCGGACACCCTGCCGTTCTCACTGTTGGATCGTGCCCCGTTCACGGACCTGCCCGGCACGGACGTCGTTCTGCACGCGCGTACCGCGCGCCGTTTGTCCCCTGCCCTCGGAACGGAGGTCCATTTCGCCGGGGACGGCGGGGACGCGGTCATCGGCGCCCCATTGACCTATCTGGCCGCGCTCGCGCACACGCGGGAATTCCTTCGAGAGTGCCGGGGCTGGGCGGCACTTCGTCAGCGCCCGGCCCATCGGGTCCTCCGGGCGGCGTGGGCGGTCTCCCGTCAGTCCTACGCGGATGCCCTCCTGAACGCCGCAGAGCGTTTGTCACGCCCTGCCGCAGCGGACCGGCCCGATGCGCCACCGCTCTGGGAGGCGGCGCTCACCTGGACGGCGGTGAGCCCCCTGGCGGCTTGGGGTACGCCCTGGGCCCGCCGTGAAGCAGCGGAGCGTCTGCGCCAGGCGGCCGCATCGGTACAGGAGGAGGACGACGGCACCGACGCCCACGCACTGCGCGCTGTGCGCTGGCATGCGGCCATCAGCCGGCCGTTCCTCCAGGTGGCCCATGCGCACGGGGTCCGGGTGGCGCTGCCCTTCTTCGACCACCAGGTGCTCGCCGCATGCCTGTCCGTCCCTGCCCGGCACCGAGTCTCAACGGCGCAGGTCAAACCCCTGCTGGCCCAAGCGTGGAGGACGACGTTCCCCACCGTGCGGTTCGAGAGGAGCACCAAGGGCGACTACGGAGCGTGCGAGTACCACGGGGTGCGCCGCAACGCCGACCGGCTGCGGTCGCTGTTCAGGGAATCCCGGTTGGGAGACCTGGGGGTGATCCGTCCCGACCTCGTGCTGGCGGTGCTGGACGCGGCGGTCGAGGGGCGGCGGGTGGCGATGGGCGCGCTGGCCGACGCGGTGGCTGCCGAGGTGTGGCTGCGTGGTCTCGACCGCTGCACGGTACCGGCCGAGCGGGAGGAACAGGCATGACGACTCGGTGGAGTGTCGCACCCGGCGTCCACTTCACGGGGACGGAGGACGGGGCGGTGCTGCTGGACTTGGCCTCGGGGAGGTTCCTGGCGCTGAATCCGACGGCCGCAGCCATGTGGAGAGGGCTCGCGACGGGTTCCTCCGCTGAAGAGGTGGCGGCGGAATTGGCGGCGACGCTGGGTGTGGATGAGGAGTGGCTGCTCGGCGATGTGCTGCGCCTGGTGGTCGATCTGCAGGAAAGGGGAGTGCTCGTGGATGTGGAGACGACCGGATGAGCATGCATATGGCACTGCCGCAGCCGCCCCCGGTCCGCTGCGGCCCCTTGAGGTCGGTGGCCGGCTTCATCGGTTTCACCATCGCGGTCACTCTTTCGGCCCTGCCGATCGGGCATACGGTGCGGGTCGTCGGATGGCTGCACCGCCTCGTACGCCGCCCCGCACGTTCGGAGGAGGCACTGGTCGCGGTCGTGGCCGCACGCCGCGCCGGAGCGTGGTTTCCGGGTCGGGCGGCCTGCCTGGAGAACTCGTTGGCGGCGGTGTTCACCGCGGCTCTCCTGGGATGCCGGGTCGACTGGTGCGTTGGGGCGCGGATGATGCCCTACGCCGCCCACGCCTGGATCGAGGCGGCCGGGCGGCCGGTGGGAGAGCCCGCGGCGCCGGATCGGCCCCATCTGTTGATCATGCGCGTGTGACCGCACGGGCAGAACACACAAGGAGAAGAACATGGAGTACGGATCAGCCGTGCGGTCGGCGTCGGCGGCCGTGGACGAGGACCTGTACACCCGCGGGCCGGACGGCGGACTGGTCACCCAGTCCACGGCGGCCTCCGCGATCGCGGAGGCGCTGGAGCGGTCGGACGTGCGTCCGGGGATGCGGGTGCTGGAGATCGGCACCGGGTCGGGGTTCTCCGGGGCGCTGCTGTCCGAGCTGGTGGGGGCGGCGGGCGAGGTCGTGTCGGTGGAGGTGATGGCGGACCTCGGCGCGCGGGCCGCGGACCTGCACCGGGCCCAGGGCCGGAACAACGTCGTGACGGTCGTGGGCGACGGGCTGCTCGGGGCTCCCGGGCACGGCCGGTTCGACCGGGTCGTGGCGTGGGCACGGCCGGAGCTGCTCCCCGAGGCGTGGGTGGCGCAGGCCGTGCCGGGCGCGGTGCTGGTGCTGCCGGTGGACGTGACGGAGCGGGCCAAGACCGGGATGATGCTCCGGGCCCGGGTGGACGGGGACGGGACTCCACAGGGGGAGGCGTTCTTCGAAGGCGGCTACGTGGAGCTGCACGCCGAGGTGCTCGACCAGTGGTGGGTGCCGCCCCGGGGCGTGGACGCACTGGTGCGGCACGAGGGGGCGGCGTGGTGGCTGTCCGCCGGATGGGCGTCCGGTGACCGGGAGGCGGCCGAGCGGGTGCTGCGGAAGCTGGCGGCGGAGGGCGCACGGACACCCCTGTTGGCGGAGGACGAGGGACCGCGCGGCATCGCGCCGTACCTGTACGCGACCCGGGCGGAGGAACTGTGCACGGTGGGCGCGGAGGGCCTGGGCTGGGGGATCGGGTACGCCGACCGGCAGGGGGCCGCGGTGTTCACCCCGGGCGCGGGCGAGGTGCTGCACACCGGTGACGGGTCGGCGCTGCTCCGGCTCCGGCAGTGGGTCGCGGACTGGCGCGAGGCCGGCCGGCCGGGTCACCCGGACCTGGTCCCGGTGCTCAGCCGGGTCGAGGGCGGCCGGCGGGTGCGGGCGAGGCTGTAGGCCGCCGTACGGCGGGGACGCCCCTCGGCGGCCGGTCCGGCCGCCGGGCCTCGTTCACCCCTCCGTGGACGGCCGGGGCCCGGCGGCGCGGCGCAGCCGGTTGGCGATCGCGAACCCCAGCCCCTCCTCGGGCGGCAGGGAGGCCACGATGACGTCGCACCCGCTTCCGTCGAGTTCGCGCAGGAACCCGTAGAGGCCGCGCGCGTACTCGTCCATGGAACCGGGGACGGCGACGACGGCGTGCGCCCCGGCGGGGGCCTCCCCGGCCCCGGGGGGCAGCAGGATCCCGACCCCGTTCCCCTGCTCCCTCAGCCGCTCGGCCTCCCCCGCCACCTCGTCCGGCGCGACCAGGACGACCCGCGCGCGCGGCGCGTAGTGCGAGGGGTGCTGGCCCGGCACCCGCACCGGGCTCGCCGAGGGCGCCGCGACCGGGCGCCCCAGCGCCTCTTCGAGGGCCTCCCTGGTGACACCCCCCGGCCGCAGGATGCTCGGCGTCCCGCCCGTGACGTCGACGATGGTCGACTCGACGCCCACCTGGCAGGGGCCCCCGTCCAGCACGAAGCCGACGTCGGATCCCAGCTCCTCGCGGACGTGCCCTGCCGTCGTGGGGCTGACCGAGCCGAAGCGGTTCGCGGACGGAGCCGTGACACCCCCGCCGAAGGCGTCGAGCAGCGCGAGCGCGGCGGGGTGGTCGGGCACGCGGACGGCCACCGTCTCCAGCCCGCCGGTCACCTCCAGGGGCACGCGCGGGCCCCGCCTCAGGATCAGCGTGAGCGGTCCCGGCCAGAAGCGCTCGGCCAGCACACGGGCCGTGTCCGGGACCTCCCGGACCCAGTCGCCGAGCCGCGCGGCGGAACCGATGTGGAGGATGAGCGGGTGCGACGGAGGGCGCCCCTTCACCTTGAAGGTGCTCGTGACGGCGTCCGGGTCCTCGGCGTTCGCGCCGAGACCGTAGACGGTCTCGGTGGGCAGCGCCACCAGTCCGCCGGCGCGCAGCACGCGAGCCGCCTCCTCGATGTCGGCGGTGCTCCACGTGGTCACCGTTGTACCTCCCCTTGTTCCGTGGCGGCCCCGGCTCTTCCGCGGACGGCCGCGCGGCGTGCGCCTGCGGGCTCGGGTCCGGGGGACGGGGCGGGGCGGCGGTGCCGGGACCGACGCTCCGCTTCAGGGTACAAGCAGGTGGAACCCGTTCCCGGCCGTTCCGGAGGCCGGCCGGTCCGGAGGGGAGCCGGCCGGGGCGATGGTGCCCGGCGGCGCCCGCAGGCACCTCGTTTCCCCTTCCCCGGCCGGAATGCGGAAGAGTACGGGGTGCCACCCCCCGGCTCCGAGGAGAGAACCATGACCCCCACCCAGATCGTCCGCACCGTGGCCGCCGCCCTGATCGCCGGCGGAGCGGCCCTCGGGCTGATCCCCGGCGGCCGGTGCGGGGCGGGCTGGTGGTCGCCCCTGTACGGCGACGGGACCTCCTACGGGTGGTTCGGCTACTCGTCCCTGGACGGCTCGGGCATGCCCGCCGTCCTGCCGCACGAGATGTGCGAGGCGGCCACGGCCCCGGTCGCCTCGTGGGCGATCGCGCTGGTCGTGATGGGGGCGGCCCTGCTGGCCGGGGTGTGGTTCACCACCTCGTACACGCCCAGGCAGCGCCCCCGGCAGTGACCCCGGGGCGGCTCACGCCTTCCCCCACTCCCGCCACCGGCGGGCCCACCAGTACAGGCTCCAGGCGGCCGCCCCCGCCCCCGCGCCCGGCACGGCCCCCAGGAGGACGACCCGCACGAGGTCGTAGCCACTGGCGAGCGCGTCGCCCGCCGCCAGGCGGGACACCGCGCCGCCCACCAGGGCGCAGGCGGCGATCGCCGCGAGCGGGACCCACCGGGCCCGGACGGCCGGCCGGTCCCGGAGGACCCACCACGCGACCGCCGCCAGCCCCAGCACCGAGCTGGCGTACATCAGCACGTTGTAGAGCTTGTGCGGCTCCACCA is a window of Nocardiopsis changdeensis DNA encoding:
- a CDS encoding protein-L-isoaspartate O-methyltransferase family protein; its protein translation is MEYGSAVRSASAAVDEDLYTRGPDGGLVTQSTAASAIAEALERSDVRPGMRVLEIGTGSGFSGALLSELVGAAGEVVSVEVMADLGARAADLHRAQGRNNVVTVVGDGLLGAPGHGRFDRVVAWARPELLPEAWVAQAVPGAVLVLPVDVTERAKTGMMLRARVDGDGTPQGEAFFEGGYVELHAEVLDQWWVPPRGVDALVRHEGAAWWLSAGWASGDREAAERVLRKLAAEGARTPLLAEDEGPRGIAPYLYATRAEELCTVGAEGLGWGIGYADRQGAAVFTPGAGEVLHTGDGSALLRLRQWVADWREAGRPGHPDLVPVLSRVEGGRRVRARL
- a CDS encoding asparagine synthase-related protein, with translation MEHALTAPAARHPAVPVRRVGDEHRGAVLFGECLADPAEVERAFSATGAVSPARALEVLRAFPGRYGVVCHDMEETAVTGDLAGVLRIWFGAGAPARFALTPTALFGPGLPRVDPGGLAARLFIPDAVGTLPGGDPFQGITELPQDHMLVVRDGTARMERLRSPFRPEAGGDPVEASRTLADALTRAVTARLPRSGRISADLSGGMDSSFTALLAARHHREGVQAITYTDRFADNADDLAHASRLAGTDPSLRHRVVHGGPDTLPFSLLDRAPFTDLPGTDVVLHARTARRLSPALGTEVHFAGDGGDAVIGAPLTYLAALAHTREFLRECRGWAALRQRPAHRVLRAAWAVSRQSYADALLNAAERLSRPAAADRPDAPPLWEAALTWTAVSPLAAWGTPWARREAAERLRQAAASVQEEDDGTDAHALRAVRWHAAISRPFLQVAHAHGVRVALPFFDHQVLAACLSVPARHRVSTAQVKPLLAQAWRTTFPTVRFERSTKGDYGACEYHGVRRNADRLRSLFRESRLGDLGVIRPDLVLAVLDAAVEGRRVAMGALADAVAAEVWLRGLDRCTVPAEREEQA
- a CDS encoding lasso peptide biosynthesis B2 protein, with protein sequence MALPQPPPVRCGPLRSVAGFIGFTIAVTLSALPIGHTVRVVGWLHRLVRRPARSEEALVAVVAARRAGAWFPGRAACLENSLAAVFTAALLGCRVDWCVGARMMPYAAHAWIEAAGRPVGEPAAPDRPHLLIMRV
- a CDS encoding L-threonylcarbamoyladenylate synthase, translating into MTTWSTADIEEAARVLRAGGLVALPTETVYGLGANAEDPDAVTSTFKVKGRPPSHPLILHIGSAARLGDWVREVPDTARVLAERFWPGPLTLILRRGPRVPLEVTGGLETVAVRVPDHPAALALLDAFGGGVTAPSANRFGSVSPTTAGHVREELGSDVGFVLDGGPCQVGVESTIVDVTGGTPSILRPGGVTREALEEALGRPVAAPSASPVRVPGQHPSHYAPRARVVLVAPDEVAGEAERLREQGNGVGILLPPGAGEAPAGAHAVVAVPGSMDEYARGLYGFLRELDGSGCDVIVASLPPEEGLGFAIANRLRRAAGPRPSTEG
- a CDS encoding PqqD family protein; its protein translation is MLLDLASGRFLALNPTAAAMWRGLATGSSAEEVAAELAATLGVDEEWLLGDVLRLVVDLQERGVLVDVETTG